In Gemmatimonadaceae bacterium, the following proteins share a genomic window:
- a CDS encoding Ig-like domain-containing protein, giving the protein MPALDTLVIGARRTFAVGPELSPTHGVVRWTTSDPKVVTVDQSGVAMAMSSGRVELRAIDAGSPANCPDQWYGALVVR; this is encoded by the coding sequence GTGCCGGCGCTCGATACGCTCGTCATCGGTGCGCGCCGAACGTTCGCCGTAGGACCGGAGCTCTCCCCGACGCATGGAGTCGTCAGGTGGACGACTTCAGACCCCAAGGTCGTGACCGTTGACCAGTCTGGCGTGGCGATGGCGATGTCGTCCGGGCGTGTGGAGCTGCGGGCGATCGACGCAGGGTCGCCAGCGAACTGCCCGGACCAGTGGTACGGAGCACTCGTCGTTCGCTGA
- a CDS encoding PadR family transcriptional regulator translates to MTLSLLQGTLDVLILKALTWGPRHGYAVAHWLRQTTSHALQVEDGALYTALHRMEHRGLLASQWGVNEENRRVKTYSLTPAGRDELQQRSTRWARYVEAVQAVLSAT, encoded by the coding sequence GTGACCCTCAGCCTGCTGCAGGGCACGCTCGACGTGCTGATCCTCAAGGCCCTCACCTGGGGTCCCCGCCACGGATACGCCGTCGCCCACTGGTTGCGACAGACCACGTCCCACGCCCTGCAGGTCGAGGACGGGGCGCTCTATACCGCGCTCCACCGCATGGAGCACCGCGGACTCCTCGCCTCCCAATGGGGGGTGAATGAGGAGAACCGGCGCGTGAAGACGTACTCGCTCACCCCCGCCGGACGCGACGAACTCCAGCAACGCAGCACGCGGTGGGCTCGCTACGTAGAAGCCGTCCAGGCAGTGCTCAGCGCCACCTGA
- a CDS encoding ABC transporter permease — MSPSDRFRRWIRLPARRATIRADVDAEIAHHLDATERELVARGMSPEDARREARSRFGDIDDVRETLGNLDRHGERRRSLGDFWRGWGQDLARSVHSLRREPGFAAVVAVTLALGLGGNATMFRVLDRVLLRPAPHVRDDGSLSLLYFQRESPEFGRVTSTSQSYPVFAEMRRRLGAGTELAAWWTSPATSGHGADARSIEVNYVTPNFFDVLGVGPWQGRVFGNGDWKAEGEPGVVLTNSFAMSRFGSGAAAIGKTLEIDGGTFTVIGIAPPGFVGPILRHVDLFATMQSGVERIGANWETNRDMRWLQMVVRRAPGVAPEQLGAVATAAARDIARALVKSDTAATVIAGSIIPAKRPNGNRSVQVTVWLSGVTLLVLLVACANVANLMLARTIRRRRELAVHLALGVSRARVTRMLLTESVILGILAAGLAIVFATWGDGILRSTLLQDMPWEGGAIDTRTAGFVALLALVAATLAGAVPAFVAAHTPLLESLKTGARDGGGRRGLLRSALVVVQGTLSVMLLVGAGLFVRSFQRASSLDLGFSPANVFVASPELGSIARTPEELEGRWRALEQDVRALPGVVSVAQSITVPFESQWTKPIVANGDTVAPMKGGGPYANGVSPDYFATMATSIRRGRAFTAADRKGSPPVVLVNEQMAAHLWPGRDALGQCVEMEETRGCVTVVGIVADQRIEQLAGDAPAHYYQPIGQWSAEWRALLVRVAEDGGANANDIRRAIIARESALPFVPVRELSSIIDEQLQPWRLGATLFALFGALGLVVAALGLYSVIAHDVAQRGHEIGVRLALGARRTDVARLVVRRGIRQALAGVAAGLVLAAVVSRRFAELLFRTSPGDPAVYGGVALILLVVALAATLLPARRASRVEPVEALRGE, encoded by the coding sequence GTGTCACCCTCCGACCGCTTCCGCCGCTGGATCCGACTCCCCGCGCGCCGAGCCACCATCCGCGCCGATGTCGACGCCGAGATCGCCCATCACCTCGACGCCACCGAGCGCGAACTCGTGGCGCGGGGAATGTCGCCCGAAGACGCACGGCGCGAGGCGCGCAGTCGCTTTGGCGACATCGACGACGTACGCGAAACGCTCGGTAACCTCGATCGGCACGGGGAGCGACGCCGCTCGCTCGGCGACTTCTGGCGCGGGTGGGGGCAGGACCTCGCGCGATCCGTGCATTCGCTCCGGCGAGAACCGGGCTTCGCCGCGGTCGTCGCGGTCACGCTCGCCCTGGGCCTGGGCGGGAACGCGACAATGTTCCGCGTCCTCGACCGCGTCCTCCTGCGCCCCGCGCCGCACGTGCGCGATGACGGATCGCTCTCACTCCTCTACTTCCAGCGCGAATCGCCCGAGTTCGGCCGCGTCACGTCGACCAGCCAGAGTTATCCCGTTTTCGCCGAGATGCGCCGTCGATTGGGCGCCGGCACCGAGCTCGCCGCGTGGTGGACATCGCCGGCCACGTCGGGTCACGGCGCCGATGCGCGCAGCATCGAGGTCAACTACGTCACCCCCAACTTCTTCGACGTGCTCGGTGTGGGCCCGTGGCAGGGGCGCGTCTTCGGGAACGGTGACTGGAAGGCGGAGGGAGAGCCCGGCGTTGTCCTCACGAACAGCTTCGCGATGTCCCGCTTTGGCTCGGGTGCTGCCGCCATCGGGAAGACGCTCGAGATCGACGGCGGCACCTTCACCGTCATAGGTATCGCCCCGCCCGGTTTCGTTGGCCCCATCCTGCGCCATGTCGACCTCTTCGCCACCATGCAGTCCGGGGTGGAACGGATCGGCGCGAACTGGGAGACCAACCGCGACATGCGCTGGCTCCAGATGGTAGTGCGCCGTGCGCCGGGAGTGGCTCCAGAACAGCTTGGCGCAGTTGCCACGGCCGCCGCACGCGACATCGCTCGCGCGCTCGTCAAGTCCGACACGGCGGCAACCGTCATCGCCGGCTCCATCATCCCCGCCAAGCGACCCAACGGCAACCGCAGCGTCCAGGTCACGGTCTGGCTCTCGGGTGTCACGTTGCTGGTGCTCTTAGTCGCCTGCGCGAACGTGGCGAACCTGATGCTCGCCCGTACCATTCGCCGGCGGCGCGAGCTGGCCGTACACCTCGCGCTCGGCGTTTCGCGCGCGCGAGTGACGCGGATGCTCCTCACCGAATCGGTCATCCTGGGGATTCTGGCGGCGGGGCTCGCCATAGTCTTCGCGACATGGGGGGATGGGATACTGCGCAGCACGCTCTTGCAGGACATGCCGTGGGAAGGTGGGGCGATTGATACGCGCACGGCGGGCTTTGTTGCGCTCCTGGCGCTTGTGGCGGCGACGCTCGCCGGCGCCGTCCCTGCCTTTGTCGCCGCCCACACACCGCTCCTGGAATCTCTCAAGACGGGGGCGCGGGACGGGGGAGGGCGGCGCGGACTGCTGCGGAGCGCCCTGGTTGTGGTCCAAGGGACCCTCTCCGTCATGCTCCTGGTGGGGGCCGGGTTGTTCGTGCGCTCGTTCCAGCGCGCATCGTCGCTCGACCTCGGCTTTTCCCCCGCGAACGTCTTCGTCGCCTCGCCCGAGCTGGGGTCAATCGCCCGGACGCCCGAAGAGCTGGAGGGGCGATGGCGCGCGCTGGAGCAGGATGTGCGCGCCCTTCCGGGCGTGGTGAGCGTCGCGCAGAGCATCACCGTCCCCTTCGAGTCGCAATGGACCAAGCCCATCGTCGCCAACGGTGACACCGTGGCGCCAATGAAGGGGGGCGGACCCTACGCGAACGGCGTGAGCCCGGACTACTTCGCGACGATGGCCACCTCGATCCGGCGGGGTCGCGCGTTCACTGCCGCCGACCGCAAAGGGTCTCCCCCCGTCGTCCTCGTCAATGAACAGATGGCCGCGCATCTCTGGCCCGGGCGGGATGCCTTGGGCCAGTGCGTGGAGATGGAAGAGACTCGAGGGTGCGTGACCGTCGTTGGCATTGTGGCGGACCAGCGCATCGAGCAGCTCGCCGGCGACGCGCCGGCGCACTACTACCAGCCGATCGGGCAGTGGTCGGCGGAATGGCGCGCGCTGCTGGTGCGGGTCGCCGAAGATGGCGGGGCAAACGCCAACGACATTCGGCGAGCGATCATCGCGCGAGAGAGTGCCCTTCCGTTCGTCCCAGTGCGCGAGCTGTCGTCCATCATCGACGAGCAACTGCAGCCGTGGCGGCTAGGGGCGACGCTTTTCGCCCTGTTCGGAGCCCTGGGACTCGTCGTCGCCGCGCTCGGCCTGTACAGCGTCATCGCCCACGACGTTGCCCAGCGCGGGCACGAGATTGGTGTTCGCCTGGCACTCGGCGCCCGCCGGACCGACGTCGCGCGGCTGGTGGTGCGTCGCGGAATTCGCCAGGCGCTGGCCGGCGTGGCGGCGGGACTGGTGCTGGCGGCGGTGGTGAGCCGTCGCTTCGCCGAGCTGCTGTTCCGGACGTCGCCGGGGGATCCCGCGGTTTACGGGGGGGTGGCGCTCATCCTCCTGGTGGTTGCGCTCGCTGCGACGCTCCTGCCGGCGCGCCGGGCGTCGCGTGTGGAGCCGGTGGAGGCGCTGCGGGGGGAGTGA
- a CDS encoding AarF/ABC1/UbiB kinase family protein has product MRALVIVVRLLPLFVSVLRDVRRWIWWGAPAVRDAAFHERRALHLLETITALGPTFVKMAQIFASRADLVPEPYVSRLTSLQDCVKPVPTPAIRAEVERAFGTRIGELFERFDDAPIAAASLGQVHRARYRGEEIVVKVLRPGVEQLVAKDLSVAVPLTRWLARRFPNAHMRNARTVIEEYSSKIGEEMDLILEASYARRVRDNFAGHRKVAIPRVIETLVTRRVLGLEYMAGVRIDRVEVQPGGQAHDPRGVVSIVMELYLQMMLIDGLFHADPHPGNLLFSPDGKVVLLDFGMVVDVPRELRWHLVTTVFAAIRRDTDGVIAGFERMGFVEPGSDMMKIRELADALMKLAYEKTTTQERIALLADQVMAVIYDFPIRLPSEMVYFARTAALIEGLGTRYDARFNAIMFASPIAVRMRSRIMASLSDEAGKSPVDMATVVGAALGHAAGLAVKAGREFLSRLFAAAPGGAGATVRDLVPVVPIETRRGSGLPSVANSSRQEPPAPPLPERTLAAGD; this is encoded by the coding sequence ATGCGCGCCCTGGTCATCGTCGTTCGACTCCTCCCGCTCTTCGTCTCGGTGCTCCGCGACGTGCGGCGGTGGATCTGGTGGGGGGCGCCGGCGGTGCGAGATGCGGCGTTCCACGAGCGGCGCGCGCTGCACCTCCTGGAGACCATCACCGCACTCGGTCCCACCTTCGTGAAGATGGCGCAGATCTTCGCGTCGCGGGCCGACCTCGTTCCCGAACCCTACGTCTCGCGCCTGACGTCGCTCCAGGACTGCGTGAAGCCCGTGCCCACGCCGGCCATCCGCGCCGAGGTGGAACGCGCGTTCGGGACGCGCATCGGGGAGCTGTTCGAGCGCTTCGACGACGCGCCGATTGCCGCTGCCTCGTTAGGCCAGGTGCACCGGGCGCGCTACCGGGGCGAGGAGATCGTGGTCAAGGTCCTGCGCCCCGGCGTGGAGCAGCTCGTCGCCAAGGACCTGAGCGTCGCGGTCCCGCTCACGCGATGGCTGGCGCGGCGCTTCCCTAACGCGCACATGCGCAACGCGCGCACGGTGATCGAGGAGTACTCGTCGAAGATCGGCGAGGAGATGGACCTCATCCTCGAGGCGTCGTATGCGCGGCGCGTGCGAGACAACTTTGCCGGCCACCGCAAGGTCGCCATCCCGCGCGTGATCGAGACACTCGTCACGCGCCGCGTGCTGGGGCTCGAGTACATGGCGGGGGTGCGCATCGATCGCGTCGAGGTGCAACCGGGGGGCCAGGCGCACGACCCGCGCGGCGTGGTGAGCATCGTCATGGAGCTGTACCTCCAGATGATGCTCATCGACGGGCTCTTTCACGCCGACCCGCACCCCGGCAACCTCCTCTTTTCACCTGACGGGAAGGTCGTCCTTCTCGATTTCGGGATGGTAGTCGATGTGCCGCGCGAGCTGCGCTGGCACCTCGTGACGACGGTCTTCGCCGCGATCCGCCGCGACACCGACGGCGTCATCGCCGGCTTCGAGCGCATGGGCTTCGTCGAGCCCGGCTCCGACATGATGAAGATCCGCGAGCTGGCCGACGCGCTGATGAAGCTCGCCTACGAGAAGACGACAACGCAGGAGCGCATCGCGCTGCTCGCCGACCAGGTGATGGCGGTGATCTACGACTTCCCCATCCGCCTGCCGAGCGAGATGGTCTACTTTGCCCGCACCGCCGCGCTCATCGAGGGGTTGGGGACGCGCTACGACGCGCGCTTCAACGCGATCATGTTTGCCTCGCCCATTGCCGTGCGCATGCGCTCGCGCATCATGGCGTCGCTGAGCGACGAGGCGGGGAAGAGCCCGGTCGACATGGCGACGGTGGTGGGTGCCGCGTTAGGCCATGCGGCGGGGCTGGCGGTGAAGGCGGGGCGGGAGTTCCTTTCGCGCCTTTTCGCGGCGGCGCCGGGCGGGGCCGGGGCGACGGTGCGCGATCTGGTGCCGGTGGTGCCGATCGAGACGCGGCGCGGAAGCGGATTGCCGTCAGTTGCAAACAGCAGTCGTCAGGAGCCACCTGCTCCCCCGTTGCCCGAGCGGACGCTCGCTGCCGGTGATTAG
- the mtgA gene encoding monofunctional biosynthetic peptidoglycan transglycosylase encodes MATGPKRSIWQRARRWALLGTLLVVAGPFVLVLPLNFVQPFTTTVMLRRAVQRLFEGKRPVYPRRDVVGHDAISNNLRRAVLASEDDRFYLHNGFDFEEIENALERARRGRRLRGASTITQQVAKNLFLWEGRSYVRKGLEAWFTVVLELCLSKERILDLYLNLAEWGDGVFGAEMAARTHFRKSAKGLTREESARLAAVLPSPRRWSPKGSIASRRASGILVRMRTPSPRVVAK; translated from the coding sequence ATGGCTACCGGCCCCAAGCGATCGATCTGGCAGCGCGCGCGGCGATGGGCGCTTCTCGGCACCCTGCTGGTCGTCGCGGGGCCGTTTGTCCTCGTCCTCCCGCTCAACTTTGTCCAGCCGTTCACCACGACCGTGATGTTGCGGCGTGCGGTGCAGCGCCTGTTCGAGGGAAAGCGCCCCGTCTACCCCAGGCGCGACGTGGTGGGGCACGATGCGATCTCGAACAACCTGCGGCGAGCCGTGCTGGCGTCGGAGGACGATCGCTTCTACCTGCACAACGGTTTCGACTTCGAGGAGATCGAGAATGCACTGGAGCGTGCCAGGCGCGGGCGGCGGCTGCGCGGCGCGTCGACCATCACGCAGCAGGTGGCGAAGAACCTCTTTCTGTGGGAGGGGCGGAGCTACGTGCGGAAGGGGCTGGAGGCGTGGTTCACGGTGGTGCTGGAGCTGTGCCTGTCGAAGGAGCGGATCCTCGACCTGTATCTCAACCTGGCTGAGTGGGGGGATGGGGTGTTCGGGGCCGAGATGGCGGCGCGGACACATTTCCGGAAGTCGGCGAAGGGGCTGACGCGTGAGGAGTCGGCGCGATTGGCGGCGGTGCTGCCGAGTCCGCGGCGGTGGTCGCCGAAGGGGTCGATCGCGAGCCGGCGGGCGTCGGGGATTTTGGTGCGGATGCGGACGCCGTCGCCGCGGGTGGTGGCGAAATAG
- a CDS encoding DUF1343 domain-containing protein — MRFPRLAVSAHSAISALAARSALATRSALHTLPALALISAALPVNIAHAQRVRPGIEVLVTDSIHLIKGKRVGLITNHTGLGTTGKTSIDILYNTPGVKLTALYGPEHGIRGVARAGDHIASTVDSATGVPVYSLYGETRVPTPEMLKDVDVLVFDIQEVGARFYTYQWTMALSAEAAKGKKFIVADRPNLVRADIFEGNVLDPKYRSFVGWYPVSTRYGLTVGELARYLVGTGELKADITVAPMQNYRRNMWWNETGLGWVNPSPNIRSGDAAVLYTGTCYFEGTNINEGRGMTQPFQMIGAPYLTDAGAIAKAMNAMKLPGVVFDSTSQAVEKGYKHGGLTVPVIVMVVSDRDKVKPQQVGLMLMREIYKRHPKEFQWRTSSIDRLAGGPRVREAVEKEGGVEALLPVMEREAREFEARTRPFWIYK; from the coding sequence ATGCGCTTCCCGCGCCTCGCCGTCTCCGCGCATTCCGCGATCTCCGCGCTCGCCGCGCGCTCCGCGCTCGCCACGCGCTCTGCCCTCCACACGCTTCCCGCGCTCGCCCTCATCAGCGCAGCGCTCCCCGTCAACATCGCGCACGCGCAGCGTGTGCGCCCCGGTATCGAAGTCCTCGTCACCGACTCGATTCACCTCATCAAGGGGAAGCGCGTCGGCCTCATCACCAACCACACCGGCCTCGGCACGACGGGCAAGACGTCGATCGACATCCTCTACAACACGCCGGGCGTGAAGCTCACGGCGCTGTATGGTCCCGAACACGGGATTCGTGGCGTCGCACGCGCCGGCGACCACATTGCCTCCACCGTCGACTCGGCGACCGGGGTCCCGGTCTACTCGCTCTACGGCGAGACGCGCGTCCCGACGCCGGAGATGCTCAAGGACGTGGACGTCCTTGTCTTCGACATCCAGGAAGTCGGCGCGCGCTTCTATACCTACCAGTGGACGATGGCGCTCAGCGCCGAGGCGGCGAAGGGGAAGAAGTTCATCGTCGCCGACCGCCCCAACCTGGTGCGTGCCGACATCTTCGAGGGGAACGTGCTCGACCCAAAGTACCGCTCGTTCGTCGGCTGGTATCCGGTCTCGACGCGCTACGGGCTCACGGTGGGTGAGCTGGCGCGCTACCTCGTGGGGACGGGCGAGCTCAAGGCCGACATCACGGTGGCCCCGATGCAGAACTACCGGCGCAACATGTGGTGGAACGAGACGGGACTGGGCTGGGTGAATCCCTCGCCCAACATCCGCTCCGGCGATGCGGCGGTGCTGTATACGGGGACCTGCTACTTCGAGGGGACGAACATCAATGAAGGGCGCGGGATGACGCAGCCGTTCCAGATGATCGGCGCCCCCTACCTCACCGATGCCGGTGCGATTGCCAAGGCGATGAACGCGATGAAGCTCCCCGGCGTCGTCTTCGACTCCACGTCACAGGCGGTGGAGAAGGGGTACAAGCACGGCGGGCTCACGGTCCCGGTGATCGTGATGGTGGTGAGCGACCGCGACAAGGTGAAGCCGCAGCAGGTGGGGCTCATGCTCATGCGCGAGATCTACAAGCGCCATCCGAAGGAATTCCAGTGGCGCACGTCGTCGATCGATCGCCTGGCCGGCGGCCCGCGCGTGCGCGAGGCGGTGGAGAAGGAGGGAGGGGTGGAGGCGCTCCTCCCGGTCATGGAGCGTGAGGCCAGGGAGTTCGAGGCCAGGACCCGGCCGTTCTGGATCTACAAGTAG
- a CDS encoding ABC transporter permease — protein sequence MTPFTDWWVRLRGALVAALAGVLAGARRDREHVDEAQFHLEMSAARFERQGVPRDEAWRRARLAFGGAQQVREQARDARGGEPFATVARDVRYALRQLQHSPGFALAAVITLALGIGANTALFSVFDGVLRRPLPFPAADRLVIVWETDRVSGTTREPGSWPDYVDFAAESRTMASMAAFTGLESNFTPARGEPQRLATMAVTHGYFALMGVGTLHGRSMAATDDVPGAAPVVVLGERFWRARFGGNPAVVGTTIRLDDAPRQVIGIVPAGADFAVDQVHARAAYHGPYSGVGDVDAWIPMQASEASYPRDTHPFFMVGRLSDRASLATASDEFTRVAARLEKDYRSNTGRGVLLESLEDVVFAPVRPVIYLLLAAVALVLLVACVNVANLLLARGAARAREVAVRAALGASFSRLGQQFLVESLLLSMVGGTLGVALAWAALRALIPFLPSDVPRVDAVQIDAPVLLATLATSVLVGLAFGLLPTWQALKVDVNDTLKGEGRGTSHGVTRRRLREGLVVGELAMSVMLVLCAGLMLRSVWSVLRVDPGFDADGVLKAEFTLPAARYPQDIKRFPDWPATHAFTREVLQRVRGIPGVEAAAIASSHPLDAGFTNSFVVVGREAEARNWPEISVRQVTPGYLATMHGTLRRGRSLGDGDDARAPLVAVINEAAARRYFEGRDPLGQDIRFWGITRRIVGVVGDEHVRGPAEVAPPAVYASVAQAPVVSGALLVRSTRSLSELAPQVQRVIWAVDPQLAIHGVEPLRETLQASLGSRRFTTVVLGAFAALTLLLALVGIHGVLSYSTSQRRREIGIRLALGATRGDAAGLVVRGGVWLAATGTALGLLGAAAASRLVTGLLFGVTRSDPVTYLAVATLVLVASVVAMTIPALRAARVAPTEALRLE from the coding sequence ATGACTCCCTTCACCGACTGGTGGGTGCGACTGCGCGGGGCGCTCGTTGCGGCGCTCGCTGGTGTGCTCGCTGGCGCGCGGCGCGACCGCGAGCATGTGGACGAGGCGCAGTTCCATCTCGAGATGTCGGCGGCGCGCTTCGAACGACAGGGGGTGCCCCGCGACGAAGCCTGGCGTCGCGCGCGCCTCGCGTTCGGCGGCGCGCAGCAGGTGCGCGAGCAGGCCCGCGACGCACGCGGCGGCGAACCGTTCGCGACGGTCGCACGCGACGTGCGGTATGCGCTTCGTCAGCTGCAACACTCCCCCGGCTTTGCGCTGGCCGCGGTCATCACGCTCGCCCTTGGCATCGGCGCCAACACGGCGCTGTTCAGCGTCTTTGATGGCGTGCTCCGCCGCCCGCTCCCGTTTCCCGCCGCCGATCGACTGGTAATCGTGTGGGAAACCGACCGCGTGAGCGGGACCACGCGTGAGCCGGGGTCGTGGCCCGACTACGTGGACTTTGCCGCCGAGTCGCGCACGATGGCGTCGATGGCCGCGTTCACCGGGCTGGAGTCGAACTTCACGCCGGCGCGCGGCGAGCCGCAGCGCCTCGCCACGATGGCGGTGACGCACGGCTACTTCGCGTTGATGGGCGTCGGGACGCTGCACGGCCGCAGCATGGCCGCTACCGATGATGTCCCCGGTGCGGCGCCCGTTGTCGTCCTCGGCGAGCGATTCTGGCGCGCACGCTTCGGCGGCAATCCTGCGGTTGTCGGCACGACCATTCGCCTCGACGATGCCCCGCGCCAGGTGATCGGCATCGTCCCCGCGGGTGCCGACTTTGCCGTGGACCAGGTGCACGCGCGCGCGGCGTATCACGGCCCGTACTCGGGCGTAGGCGACGTGGACGCGTGGATCCCGATGCAGGCCAGCGAGGCGTCGTATCCGCGCGACACGCACCCGTTCTTCATGGTGGGGCGCCTCTCCGATCGTGCGTCGCTCGCCACGGCAAGCGACGAATTCACGCGCGTCGCCGCTCGGCTGGAGAAGGACTACCGCTCCAACACCGGGCGCGGCGTGTTGCTCGAATCGCTGGAGGACGTGGTCTTCGCCCCGGTGCGTCCCGTCATCTACCTCCTGCTCGCCGCGGTGGCGCTGGTGCTCCTCGTGGCCTGCGTCAACGTGGCCAACCTGCTCCTGGCGCGCGGTGCCGCGCGTGCGCGCGAGGTGGCGGTGCGCGCGGCGCTGGGCGCCAGCTTCTCGCGTTTGGGGCAACAATTCCTCGTCGAATCGTTGCTGCTGTCGATGGTTGGGGGAACGTTGGGGGTCGCGCTCGCCTGGGCGGCGCTGCGTGCGCTCATCCCGTTCCTTCCCAGCGATGTGCCGCGGGTGGATGCAGTGCAGATCGACGCGCCGGTGCTCCTGGCCACGCTGGCGACGTCGGTGCTGGTGGGACTCGCCTTCGGGCTCCTCCCCACGTGGCAGGCGCTCAAGGTCGACGTGAACGACACGCTCAAGGGCGAGGGGCGCGGCACCAGCCACGGGGTCACCCGCCGTCGCCTGCGTGAGGGGCTGGTGGTGGGCGAGCTGGCGATGTCGGTGATGCTGGTGCTGTGCGCGGGGCTGATGCTGCGCAGCGTCTGGTCCGTGCTGCGGGTGGATCCCGGCTTTGACGCCGACGGCGTGCTCAAGGCCGAGTTCACCCTGCCCGCCGCGCGCTATCCGCAGGACATCAAGCGCTTCCCCGACTGGCCGGCCACGCACGCCTTTACGCGCGAGGTGCTGCAGCGCGTGCGCGGCATTCCCGGTGTGGAGGCTGCCGCCATCGCCTCGTCGCATCCGCTCGACGCCGGCTTCACCAACTCGTTCGTGGTGGTGGGGCGCGAGGCGGAGGCTCGCAACTGGCCGGAGATTTCCGTGCGCCAGGTGACGCCCGGTTACCTGGCGACGATGCATGGCACGCTGCGCCGCGGGCGATCGTTAGGCGATGGCGACGACGCGCGCGCCCCGCTGGTGGCGGTGATCAACGAGGCGGCCGCGCGCCGCTACTTCGAGGGGCGCGATCCGCTGGGGCAGGACATCCGCTTCTGGGGGATCACGCGGCGCATCGTGGGCGTGGTCGGCGATGAGCACGTGCGCGGACCGGCCGAAGTGGCGCCGCCGGCCGTGTACGCCTCGGTGGCGCAGGCGCCGGTGGTGTCGGGCGCGCTTCTGGTGCGCAGTACGCGCAGCCTGTCCGAACTGGCCCCCCAGGTGCAACGCGTCATCTGGGCGGTGGACCCGCAACTGGCCATCCACGGCGTCGAGCCGCTGCGCGAGACGCTGCAGGCCTCGTTAGGTTCGCGCCGCTTCACCACCGTGGTGCTGGGGGCGTTCGCCGCGCTCACGCTGCTGCTGGCGCTGGTCGGCATTCACGGGGTGCTGAGCTACTCCACGTCGCAGCGCCGGCGCGAGATCGGGATTCGCCTGGCGCTGGGTGCCACGCGTGGCGACGCCGCGGGGCTGGTGGTGCGCGGCGGGGTGTGGCTGGCGGCGACCGGGACCGCCCTCGGGCTGCTGGGCGCCGCCGCAGCCTCGCGGCTGGTCACGGGGCTCCTCTTCGGCGTCACGCGAAGCGACCCGGTCACCTACCTCGCCGTGGCGACGCTCGTCCTCGTGGCCTCGGTGGTGGCGATGACGATCCCCGCCCTGCGGGCGGCACGCGTGGCTCCCACCGAAGCTTTGCGGCTGGAGTAG
- a CDS encoding PadR family transcriptional regulator produces the protein MADERTGMLQGTLELLVLKIISLEPMHGWGITQRIEQLSEQVFQVNQGSLYPALERLTRGGWIRSEWRTTESNRRARYYELTAAGRRRLVAEHGGWKRSSAAVNAILAWNGALP, from the coding sequence ATGGCCGACGAACGCACCGGGATGCTGCAGGGGACGCTGGAGCTGCTCGTCCTCAAGATCATCTCCCTCGAACCGATGCACGGGTGGGGGATCACGCAGCGCATCGAGCAACTGTCGGAGCAGGTCTTCCAGGTGAACCAGGGGTCGCTCTACCCCGCGCTGGAGCGCCTCACGCGCGGTGGGTGGATTCGTTCGGAGTGGCGCACCACGGAGAGCAACCGGAGGGCGCGCTATTACGAGCTCACCGCCGCCGGGCGCCGGCGCCTGGTGGCCGAGCACGGGGGGTGGAAGCGCTCGTCCGCGGCGGTGAATGCGATCCTGGCGTGGAACGGTGCCCTGCCATGA